The nucleotide sequence CAAAACCCGTCATTATCTGCCTTAACATGGTCTGAATTGCAACAGATGTAGTCTCACTTAAACCAGTATTTAAGATTCTACGAATCGGAATTCTGATGGTACTGACATAGGTTCTCACGCCTGCCCGCTCAGAGCGTGAAAACGTACGCCTAAAACCTCCTCGTTCACTTTCATAAGTGACGGTGTTGTTCGGTGTCTGAGATCTTGACCGAGTTCTGCTAGCTATGCTATCTCTCTGCCGATATTCTCCAGGACGAACTCTTCTTACTTGAAGATCAAGGACTATGGTTGGAGGTCTCTGTCCTGATCCTGTAGATTCaccactgccagctgtgtctgAGGAACCCGTTCCTTGTGAGGCATTTCTTGTTCCAGAAGCTGCAAAAAGACCTCTACTTAGCAAGTCAGGTCCACTTATTTGCTGTCTCAATGTCACATGGTGCCGGGTTCTAGAACTTCCCTCAGTCTCATTTACCAAAGGATGCTCAAAAGTCTGAGATGAGATACTATGATGAGATCTTCGTGGAATTTCACTCATTGGATGGAGAGGTGACCTACTTCTTTCAGCTCTCGCTCGGGTTCTCCGATGGTCTGGGCTCCTGCTTCTCGCCCTTCTCTGACCTCTGGTAGGTGCTACTTCTGTTAATGCTTCAGTTGAATTTCGTTCTGATCTAGATGGCCTTGCAGGTGCTGATTCAGATTGTGCATTTTCTACTTGCCTTTGGCTGTTGTTGTCCATATTTTCTCCACTAGAACGCCTTGCAGATGGCTCATTTTCGTTCTCTGGATTTTGGCTCCCATTATTACGGTTAACATTGATCTCTAAACTGAATCTGAAATCACCACTGTTTGGATTAGTCCGGCTCACTGCCCTCCAAGATTGGTTTCCTCTTTGCCCACTTCTTGTTGTATTTCCAGTTTGTCTGACAGAGTTAAGCCAGTCTATTATAGAGTCACCATTAGACACATCATCTGAAGAGTCTCcacctgttttaaaaaaaaaaaagggaggggagaggaagaaaaaggaactaCTAAAATTAGGACAATCACATAGTAgtgctctgaaactctgtactagaaaaaattaacaaggaCTCAATAGATTTCacatttatggattttttttaactatactGCATACATTTGCAAGTGAAGGCAGGAAAGTTTCAACTTCACTGTGAAAGAGCAAGCTCATCTTAGAGaaatttagagaatttttttaaagggaatcTGGAGGAAGTCTATTTCCAGTACTTTATCATATACAGAAGACTAGCGTACGACTGTGGACTGTCACAAGACGACATTTTCTCGGCCCACTGTCAAAACACTAATGTAAGCAAAGAAGGTAAACACCAATTAAGGTACAAGGCTAGTATTTTAGTTCAAATTACATTTCTGTCAAATTTTCATTAGTCTACAACATTTCTTCTAGTCTCTTGACTTAAATGCCTTTGATTATACacgatgttttaaaatataagactGCTAAAGCCAACtgcaaaaatgtaaacaaagttTAAGGTTTAAAAGTATTTGAATACTTCTTCATGTTACCAAGATTTTAAATTAACAAGAAACTGGAGATCAAACCAAATGAATAGTCTGAATCTAGCATAGTACATATAATGACTCGTTCAAGAACCAAACTGTTGTCACAGCCTCCTAGGTTAGAGCGTCAGATTCCCCACTCCACATTGGGAGAGAAACACCAGACGTGAGGTAAGAGCAGGATTTCTCAACAGTGGCACTATTTACATTTTGAGCCaggtaattctttgctgtgggggctgcACATTTTAGGATGTTAGGATGTTTACCAGCATCCCTGATCtccactcactagatgccagtggcaaacccccagttgtgacagccaaaaatgtctccagacattgccaatgtGACCTAGGGGGCAAAATTATACCCCGTTGAGAACCACCAGGTTAAAGAATACAGCATTTCCTTCTGCTGGTGAGGAACTCACATGTTTATAAAGAAGGAATAATTCATTAAGTAGGAGGAAATTTCAATGGAgatagaaaatcaagaaaaaaaaatcacatttaaataaGCCATTTCTCACTATGTCCTAATTAACACAAACAAACCAAAGGTGAAACAGGAAAAAACCATGTTGACATTCTCATCAAATATCAAGAAAATGCCAGTTCTCTTTTTATGAGCAGTTACTTAGCACTAAATTAATTTGTGCCATTTCTGGTAATCTTTGGCTGACATTTACTGTTATGAAGTTCCTTATCCATTCCATCCTCTACCCACTCCCCAAAGCAAAATATACCTCTATTTTCATCTGAATTTTGTGGTGGAGGGCCCTCTTTAATTTGTTGTAGTCTTCTCAGCAACTCTTCCTCAGTACTTTCAcctgaaaatagtttaaaaatgtttgccaaatCACAAATAAAAACCAATGACTCTTACCCATCCGAGATGAAAACCAAGGAGTGAGTAGAAACCTAGGTAAAATTCACTTCTTCAGGAGCATGACATTACAGCTTACATTTATACAAGTTTCTTTCCACTTTACTAAATGCTTTTTCATACGATATCTCATTCTTTAAAACCGCAACACTGagaggtagatattattagctgcattttaaaaaaaggaaactgaaactaAATGAGAGACTCACGTGCTAATAAGTGGCAGGACCAGAATGCCAACTTAGGCATTCTGATTCAAGTCTGGTACTGTTGGCTCAAAATGCGCTCCCTCTCATTAGAGTCATGCCAACTGACACcttaccttttaaaatttaagcaaTCGCTCAAAGCTTAGTAGAATTAAACAGAAATATGGAAGAAAGGGGAATAACGATTTTTAACTAGGATCAAATGGACCTAATCAGGCAAAAGAGAATAACCTAGAACAAAGTTCTAAATAACTGACAATTTTACCCAAGGCTAGCTCTGGAGGACTATGATTGGGACATATTCAGGGAATCAGGTGACAAAACAGAATAAGTCTATCCTAGATACTAAAGTTCCCAATAGCTCTTCCACACGCAGACTCATGTCTAGTAAGTTAAATAAAGCTAACAACAAAAAGATCACTTAGTTCCACTCTTTTCAATTCAGCTCACTATAAATTCACAAAATAATTCATAACTAAAAAAACCTGATATAGGATAATTCCAAATATGAGTGAACAGAATCAGGTAACAAGCACAGCAGTAAATGTCATTCTATACCCCTTGTAGTAAAATCATACTTCATAATGgctaaagaaacatttttaaaacaggttAATTTTTAGAAGACCAGCAATTTACATATATAAAGCCTTAAACTACACAACGCATACCTGGGGTGCCTAGCAAATTGTTATCCCTCATAAGCCTATAATCTTCTTCACTCAGGTTATTTACAAATTGATAGAAAGCTTCTTCCCGATCCAATCGGTCCATCTGACTTCTGCGCTGTGCTGCAGACTGATCACCACTTCCTTTATCGTTAGAATCTGAGCTTTCCATCTTGATGAACAAGTGGAAAATTAtctaaaaggagaaaggagatcaactttgaaaacagaaatcagtatGTATGCTACAGAACAGTTTTAATTATGTGAAAATCCAGAATGCAGGTTGAGACATGGATTTTAAGACCTCGAACGAATAAAATTTCATAACAGAAAAACTCCTGAAAAGCACTGTTATACAGGAAAAGACTaggtcaggggttggcaaactatggcccatgggccaaatttAGCCCTGGTGCCtagtttttttctccttgagaTCTAAGATTGGTTTTCCACTTTtaaagggttttaaaaaaaagagagactattTTGTGATgtgtgaaaattacatgaaattccaATT is from Equus asinus isolate D_3611 breed Donkey chromosome X, EquAss-T2T_v2, whole genome shotgun sequence and encodes:
- the RLIM gene encoding E3 ubiquitin-protein ligase RLIM is translated as MESSDSNDKGSGDQSAAQRRSQMDRLDREEAFYQFVNNLSEEDYRLMRDNNLLGTPGESTEEELLRRLQQIKEGPPPQNSDENRGGDSSDDVSNGDSIIDWLNSVRQTGNTTRSGQRGNQSWRAVSRTNPNSGDFRFSLEINVNRNNGSQNPENENEPSARRSSGENMDNNSQRQVENAQSESAPARPSRSERNSTEALTEVAPTRGQRRARSRSPDHRRTRARAERSRSPLHPMSEIPRRSHHSISSQTFEHPLVNETEGSSRTRHHVTLRQQISGPDLLSRGLFAASGTRNASQGTGSSDTAGSGESTGSGQRPPTIVLDLQVRRVRPGEYRQRDSIASRTRSRSQTPNNTVTYESERGGFRRTFSRSERAGVRTYVSTIRIPIRRILNTGLSETTSVAIQTMLRQIMTGFGELSYFMYSDSDSEPGGSVSSRNMERAESRNGRGGSGGGSSSGSSSSSNSSSSSSPSSSSSGESSETSSEVFEGSNEGSSSSGSAGARREGRHRAPVTFDESGSLPFLSLAQFFLLNEDDDDQPRGLTKEQIDNLAMRSFGENDALKTCSVCITEYTEGNKLRKLPCSHEYHVHCIDRWLSENSTCPICRRAVLASGNRESVV